The genomic region ATAGCGGGCTTAGAAGTTATTTCACATGTGACTTTGCCCCATGCCAGTTCTTCTGTAGGAACCGTAACATATGATCTTAGGAACTTAATTTGAATAATTTATGAAATTATTTCATTTAACGGAAATATATGGTTTGTTGTAGGGAAGATTTGAAATTATTTCGTTATCTGGATCTTTCACACCATGCTACAGAACGGACAATCGAAGGTAAGATATGTTTTAGCGGCAAAACGTTTTACAATCATATTCTTCTCTTCTCAGTTTCTTACTCTTGTGACACCAAatcaaatcaatctttgatttAGTTAGATAGTAAGTCAGTTCTAAATCGTACATTAAAATCACATAATGCTATTTTAGGGAAACCAAATTCAAGTACTACAGAATATGTCAATGGAGAAGCAATCAGTGAACCAACGGAAAACGTAATCTCTGAACAACAACGGTCGGCAAAGATTCGTGATTTTTGTTTCGGTCTTCCATATGGTAAGTTTCTCTTTCTGTTGGttcattttataattttataatatCGCGTGATGCTGTAATCAATATGATTTTTGTTTCGGTCTTCCATATGGTAAGACTTGATGGTTCTTTTAAGATCAAGCCGCTACAATTGTTTCTTCAAAGATCCAGCCACTATAATCAATCTTGTATGTATTTTCCTTTTGTTGATTCATATTCTGATTGTTAATTTGATATATCTTAGATCGTTCTTTCCGATTTCAAACCACAAATCGCTTCTTCACCTCTATACTCGCCAGTGTTGATTCTTCGTTTTGGATTCTCATGTCGTCGGTTTGATATCAAATTACTGATCTTTTCTATCTTTTTAGGTATGACTTTCGTCAATTATGTTTAGGCAGTGTTGCCGACCTTGGGCTCAGGTTGCTTCGGTGGTGGGTTACAAAATTCATCCCGTTTTGGATATAAGAGATTAACGACATTGTGTAAGCAAGATATCTGAATCGTTAATATAATCAGGTGGACAATTCTCTTGATTTCCCTTTTAATACCGGATTATAACATCTTTTATTGTAGCTTTAAAGAAGTATATTTTGATGAATTAATCAAGATTACCAAGAGCATTTTGAATCTTTTCTGAGTTTGTATATCTGTGATTATATAAAGAATGTTTGGAGTCATTTTAATAATgcaaaatgataaaaaaaaaaaaaaactaaatgtgGTGGTGTTCTACACTAAAATTAGTGGTGGGAATAAGCCTTGATAGTGATCTTATGGAATAGTAAGTTATCGGGTCACTTTTCGCTTTGAATTTAATGCTTTTTATTGGGATTTTTAAGATAAGATAAATCTGAACATTGTTGTTTTAGGATCCATACCATGGACTGGGTCGCACTATGGGGCTTCTTTCAAAATAATCATTGTTTATTTAACAAATTGCTTTGAAAGCAAACTAACCACAATGACTTCTTATGAAGGCGCTTCATATTTGGAGGTCTACACTCTACAACGAAGAATTTATTAAGTTTGATGTATCTTTGAAGCAAGGTGATTGTCTACACTCTACAAAATTTATTAAGTAATAAGTTTCTATTTGTAAGAATTTTTATCGGCTTTTGGTAaagtataatatatatttttgtacAGCAAGCTTCCACTCTCTATCGTATTACTTGAGGATAGTGATGGGCCGTGGGACATAATGAAAGAATTTGACGATAATATCCCTGATCGCAACTGAGATAACTTCTAATGTTATTTTTTAGTATCTATAGTGTGCTACTAAGATATTGTAACTTCTGATGTTATTCTATTTGTTGTCTTAGTTTGTCAATTTCACAGAAATCATGTCAAATAATGTAGCTGCAATACTACGAAAAGAGACCGAATTTGCTCTTTTAGCATTTATGGAAATCCCTTCTAATATAAAGCAACAATTGACAACGAGGTACACATTTGACAGTCAGAATATTTACCGTTTTGGCTCAAGTCCATTCTAACCCGTTACTCATTGGCCCATTTTACTGCACGTAAAAAAAATTTCTAATTCATACAGTTCTTTCAAAGTACTTTGCATTAACACGGTTCTTGGTTAAATTCGAGGTGtgatgattttttttcttttttttttggatcTTATTCAGCAATGCCCAATTTTGGTTACTAATATCAAAGACATGGCCTTTGGTTGTTGACATCAGGTACTGTTCTTTTGTCGTATTTTACTTCAAACAAACCTCAAATTTTGCCGCGTGTGGTAGTTAAGTTTGTTGGTTTTTTGGTATCTTGCAGACATGTTACGTGTGCGGAGAAACACTTAATCGGAGTTCAATCCAAACTATAATATAGCTTTACTAAGCATTGATTGGTTCTCTTTCAGTTaaacaaattcatttttatttgtGTTAATTCTTCTTATATAAACCTTGGTTGTGCAACTAATGCTTTAGGGGACCATTATGTGACAATAGAACAAATAACACCTGCTGTAGTTTCTTCTAAACCACTTTTCCCGCTTGATGTTTGTATATACTGTTTCCATTTCATGTCTTTTTTAGTAATTTTGTCCATATGTATTTTAGTAATTTTGTTtgtgaaacttttttttttcttttctgattttCCCATTAAAGGAGTTGTAACCCACCATAAGCAAACAAAAACCAATATGTAAACGATACCAAACATGTAGAGTTCAATTATCTTCTTTCGACTACAGAAATATTCTTCTTTTGACTTTATAATAGATTCGATTAAAGCAAGTCATTTACATATAATATTAATGACCGTAAAAATAGTGTGTTTTATTTTACCTTTCAGATACGTTGGGACGTGTGTGTAAGAGCCGAACGGTATTTGTATTGTTTGTTTAATTAGATCGTAAAAATAGTGCGTTGGTTTTCTAACTTCGTTTGACATTACGTACCCGTTGGTAGAGGGATGGATTTCGTTACTTGAACGTTTATTTCTTTCAAAGAattatttcaacaattttaagttaTGTATTTGTGTGTTAGTCCACCCGCGAAATTCGCGGGATCTTAAACtagtttattttaaaaaaatacatatgtTTTTAAGTCTGGTTTTTTACTTAATTCTGGTTATTCGAATCAACAAAAGTTCATATCTGGATTTCAAATTGGTTCAAATTCGAATTTTGTTTCATAAttatcatattcgaaataatccaaTTCGAACAATTCGAAAACCAACCTGACGAACATCCCTAtaagatttattttatttaatgaaaaGAAAATGCTAATTTTAAGTATTTAAAAATGATTAGCTGTAATTTACTACCATTCCACATGGTAATCGGGTTTTAAGGCGGAATATATTCGGGATCATCTTATCCTTTTCACTTCCATTATCCTCTTCCCTGTATTTTAATTTTTACCATAACCTAATTTCATCATCATTACAAAATCGTACTGTTATGAGTAACTTTCTAAactttaatattattaaacaaatatattaCAATGTTTTAAGTTGATATTATTTAAATAATATATCTTAACTTATTAATTTCAGAACCATTTGTATGTTAGTTATTTTATTAAGTCCCTCACATCAAACTCATCTGTCATCTTCTTCACCTCCATTCACCAACTGCAGAAATCTGAGACAAATTACACATTTGCCACTCAATCGTTTTTTCATTCATCACCGTCATGGGATCGCCGGAGAACAACATCACTGCCGAACAAATTATCCTCCGGTGGGACTCCACGGCGTCAGAAGACGCCAGAACACGTATGATCTTCGAACAACACGATCGTCAAGAAATTATCCGTTACTTACAAGCCGTCGATCAAATCCAAACCTCCATGAACTCCACAACACTTTCCGATGGCGAGTCGAAGAAACTCAACAACGCAATCCAGATCGCCATGGCTCGATTAGAAGACGAGTTTCGCAACATCCTGATTACAAACTCGACTCCAATCGAAACCGAACCGATAACCGAATCGATTTCTCTCACTCCGAGAACGACTCCGAGAAACAGTAGTTTTCATGCGTCACCGGAAAATGAGAATTCCGGCAACAGGAGAGATGAATCGATTTCCAGAATCAGTTCCGCTTCGTTTACAGATCGTAACGAGCGGAGTGTAACGTTCGCGAGTTGCAGATCTATGAACAGCATTCGCGAACAAGATCTGTTACCGCCGGAAAGCATTTCAGATCTCCGTTCAATCGCCGAACGCATGATCGCCGCCGGTTATTTCAGAGAGTGTGTTCAGGTCTACGGAAGCGTACGGAAATCCGTCGTTGACGGAAGCTTCAAGAAGCTCGGTGTTGAGAAACTCAGCATCGGCGATATTCAGCGGTTAGATTGGGAGGCGATGAACGCGAAAATCGGCCGGTGGATTCGAGCTGCGAAAGTGTGTATCAGAGTGTTGTTCGCTAGCGAGAAGAAGTTATGCAGACAGATCTTCGAAGATCTCGGATCAATGGCTGCAGATGATGCGTGTTTCATTGAAACGGTTAAAGCTCCGGCGAATCAGCTGTTCAATTTCGTTGAAGCGATTAGCATTAGCCGGAGATCGCCGGAGAAGCTGTTTAAGATCTTAGATTTGCACGATTCGTTACTCGATTTGTTGCCTGATATTGATGACGTTTTCGATTCGAAACCGGCTGAATCGATTAGAATTCAGGCACCGGAGATACTCTCCAGGTTAGCTGAGGCTGCTAGAGGAATGTTATCGGAGTTCGAAAATGCAGTTCTTCGAGAACCTTCTAAGGTTCCTGTTCCAGGAGGTACTATTCATCCGCTAACTAGATATGTAATGAATTATATAAGTTTGATTTCCGATTACAAGCAAACATTAGGTGAAATAATAATATCTAGACCTACAACCGGATCTAGACACTGTGATGTAACCGCTCCCGAAATGGATTTTGATGAGCTCGATGAGCAACCGCCGTTGGCTCTCCATTTGATCTGGATAATCGCGATATTGCAGTTTAATTTAGAAGGCAAATCTAAGCACTATAAAGACAATTCTCTGGCTCATTTGTTCATTATGAATAATGTTCATTACATTGTTCAAAAGATCAAGGGGTCATTAGAGTTAAGGGAGATGATTGGTGATCAGTATTTAAGAACTCTCACCAGGATTTTCAGGCAGGCCGCCACAAATCACCAGCGCGCGACGTGGATTGGTGTCCTGCATTGTTTGAGAGATCAAGGATTACACTCGACTGGAAGCTTTTCGTCTGGTGTTTCAAAGAGTGCGTTGCGAGAGCGATTCAAGTCGTTCAATGCGATATTTGATGAAGTTCATAGGACACAAGCGTTATGGTTGGTACCCGATGAACAGCTTCGTGAGGAGTTAAGGATTTCGATACTGGAGAAACTAATCCCGGCTTATAGATCGTTTCTTGGGAGATTCAGGAATCATATTTCGGATAATTATATAAAGTACTCTGTTGAAGATCTTGAGAATGGTGTCTTGGATTTGTTTGAAGGATTAGCAGTTTCTCAGCATTCTCGGAGAAGATCACAGTGAAGGGATGATCAGGTTACTACTGTAGGATAGCATTCTTTGATTAATTTTTGCTCACTTCTCCCTTGTTGTTTGTTCATCTATTTATTCAGATTTTTCTTTCTGATTGCCTTGTTAATCTACATGCATACTGATGATAACTTCATTTACACGTAACATAACTTGTTTTTCTCAACTTTAAAATGTTACTTGCTTCTCGCATAAGTAATCCAGCAATGCTGTTTTATGTGTACTTTGCTTTTTGTATCGCGCTGTTGCAAATCACTGATCATGTGATGTGGGTCTCACAGTGATGGAACTCGAACTTTTCAACCGAAGGGGTACAATAGTTTACATGTTTTATAGTGTTACAAGTGCATCATTATTCATTATTATACAAATATAACCATTTATGATAATACAGCATGTATAGTGTTTAGCATATAGTTTCTACTGGCATAAATCAATACACGAATCGCACAAATCACAACAACAATCAAGAAACTCAAGACAGGCAAGAGCGGTGCAAAGTTGGGCGATAGCAAGAGCACATTGATCGTTTTTGACCTGAGACCAAGTCTGCAACAAGCACCTCCAACAGCCCCAACTAGCCATGAACCCATAACACGATGTTGCAGCCTTCATCACCATTTTTACAGCTTCATTCAACTTTACATCTTCAATTCCTGGAGGTAAATTTTCAGTCGTGGCCTTCAAGTTACCAAATCCAACACATATATTCCTCAAGCATATCGTCTTCTGGTTCATCGGTTTTGACCGCTTCTGCACAAATATTTACAGTTATTGAAGTTCAAAACATCATATCTTTGACTTTTAGTTTGATAATTAATTAGTTAACTCATCCTCAGATGAAAGTATACCTCATCTAGCAGAAGTGATTTTAGGGTCCGTTTTACTTTGCTGTTCTGAACTAGAATCATGCAGGTGTATTCGGAAGGAACTCCTCTTTGTAAGCTCATTTTTGCAATCTAAAAGTGAGCTAATCAAAGTTAACATAGTTGAAGAGTTATATCCCGGCCTTGTTTGATACCATGTCAAGAATCCAATGCGCAAAAAAGAGGAGTAACTCATGGATCGTGTGCATACGTGGGTTGGGTAACATGTCAAAATAGATAATTTTATATACATGTCAAATGGGCCAGATAGATTGAGCCAACTCACCATCACTATTTGTCAATTTTCTTATTTTGTATTATATAAATGATTAGTGCATATTATATGATTACAAAAAAACTATATTACTTGTATTAAAATAATAAGATTATTTCGTTTGCACAAACAAATATAGGACAAATCATAATTCATACATGTTAGGCGATTGTTGGACCCGATTTTGGACTCATTAAACCTGTCTGACTCATTTGACCCGTTATCAGTTAAATCGGAGATCTAGAAAGAAGAACAAAACCTTCTTTTCCATATGTGTGTTTTGGTCTAACCAAGCATGTGCTGTGAGTATATCCACTTCCATCCTAGCACATACCTGGAAATGGAAACAAAATGCAACACCTCAAAATAATTGAACAATTATTGAGCTTTATGTTGGTTTGGATTAAAATGCAAAATATCTGAAAGGCTCAACTAAAAAGTATAAACAAGTGATTAAAATGCTCAAGTTATAACTTGTACCCTTTCCAAGTGTGTGTCTGTTATCTTTCTCACTTTAACATCAATCACATAAGTACTTAGATCGGCCCGTAAACCTCTAGCTTTCACAAATACAGGGAATTTCCCTTGGTATCGACCCGATACAATTAATGGGCTTCCAGTTAACAAATCTGGAATACGAGACGGGTACAACTGTATCAAAAGGAGCTAAACGTAAGTAAGAAGATGTAAAACTGTAAAAGCCCCAATTTAAGTGAAAAAAGTTATAAATGCACCTCATATGATTCAAGATTTTCTAATGTATCAAGGGTTACATTTGCAAGCAGAGGAGATAACGCATTATCTAACAGCCGTTGCATGCGATCACCAACTGAATCTGTCACAAACAATATTGTATAAGCTTAGATCATGGGATTAACATAGTACTAAAACCATGGTAATTTGTTGAAAACTGACCTACATCATGTGCAGCATCATAGTAACCCCTTCCAAGATATGCAAGCATTTGCAGGAAATAATAATTACAGTATGAACCTAGAAATGGAAAACTCACTTTTAAAACAAAAGGTGTGTGTATATTTGCAAAGAATATTAATCAAAAGATTTAAGACTTGACCTATGCCAAATGTGCAAATTCTGGGAGAATTCATGCCTCCGTCCACGAGGCTGCATTTGATCATATTACAGATATCTCTTTCGTCTTCAACGGTGCCATCAGTAATGAGAAAGATAAGAGGAACAGATTCACTAGTTTTACCAACCATGTCAATTGCCTGAATATTAATCAAGATCATCAAAAGATTAATCTTGCAGATCTATAAACACATTAAACATGACTGTATGACCATAGTTAGAAGTAGGTTTTGTTTATACAAACATTATAACCTGATTAAAACTGTAACACGCCAGACAAATCCCACATCAGCCATGGACAGAAGAGATGTTGGGTTCATAAGATATGTCGCTAGGGGTGGCAATTGAACCTgaacccgacacatttgggacgtTTTTTGGGTTGGTTAATCGGGTTCGGGACTAGTTTTTTTTCCGGGTTGGGATTTGGTGATATGCCCGTTTACCCGACTcgattacccgataaagtgtacccatTTACCTGATTGTATACCCaatatataatttcttttatatttttcaaatatgtatatatatggtaCATCCATTTTTTTAATACATATAGGTATCTTATTTTGTACACCTTGtagttattttatatatatttttatagtgAAAGTGCCAAATGTAATTGATTAGTAGTTACCCGATGGATTTTGGGCCGGGTATATCCAACgggtatttttttttaaattaacggggTTACCCGAAACCCACAGGTATACTTGATACCCAATGGGTAtctacccgctagaaacccgacgggttttgatACGGGTTCaggacaagcttatctaatcgAGTTTGGGtctgggattacctaaacccgtcccattgccatccctaatgTCGCACATGACGCACAACCAATGCGTTTTGGGTGCATTCGTTGTGGATGATACAATAAGTCCATAGTTAAGAGTGCTTGGGTGAGGGTAAACCGAAGATGGTCTCTTAGTGGGCAAAACGGACAAATTATTGTTCGGTATGTGGGACTTGATATTACAAAAATATCATCTATTCTAAAAAACATAATCAAGCAAACAATATTGGGGGACATTGGTTTGTAACTTGAGTACCTGTTTTAATGGGGACATAAGGTTAGTACCTCCTTTAGCAACCAAGTTGTCCCACATCCATTCAGTTGCATTTGTGATTGTTTCTTCTGTTGCCAACTCTAATGAAGACGAAAACGATTGAATATCTCCATTAAACGCGATGATATTAAACAAATCTCCATGGTTAAGCTTTGAGAGGGACGCTGTGATCGCGTATTTTGATTGCTCAAGAGGGGCATCGCGCATGCTCCCACTTATGTCTAGTAAAAATATCATTTCCTTTTTGTAAACCTATTACATTTGATCATAAACAATCATACCGATCGCAAATCAAGGTTATGTATGAGAATTGTTATGAGTTAATGATGTCCTAAAGTTTATAACTGACCTTGTTATCCTTGTTAGTCCCGGGAAAAAGATAAAAGCAAAACATGTCTCTTTGATCGGAATCATATAGAGATGGTCGCTGCAGGAGCAGGCCACCTATGATCTCATTCGAGCATACCTCCATGGACGTAAGCAAACTCGTTAGATTTATTGCAGGTGGAAGTTTTGACATATTTACTTATGTATGGGTCGGTTTTGGATGTGTTTTTAATCTAGAACGGTTCAAATGGGCTAAATAATAAATTAACTAAAAACGAAGGAACTGGTCAAATGGGTTAAGAAAGTCATCCAAAGTTAATGTATGAGTCGATTTTGGTTGTGTTTTATCAAAAATGGTTTGCGGGCCCGTACAAGAAAAGGACATACGATCGAAGGTCTTACAGAATAAGCAAAATAGAAGTCTTGAGTGGACCATTTAAGAACTTCAGCCTCATATAAGAAGCTTGCTTCCCCAGCTTGTTGTTGCACCTCCTTACAAATGATAAAAAGAGATGTTTAAAATTAcgagaaaaaaatattttttatttttaaattatttataacGTCATCTAGTTATTGAAACTTGCCC from Helianthus annuus cultivar XRQ/B chromosome 10, HanXRQr2.0-SUNRISE, whole genome shotgun sequence harbors:
- the LOC110886447 gene encoding exocyst complex component EXO70A1 translates to MGSPENNITAEQIILRWDSTASEDARTRMIFEQHDRQEIIRYLQAVDQIQTSMNSTTLSDGESKKLNNAIQIAMARLEDEFRNILITNSTPIETEPITESISLTPRTTPRNSSFHASPENENSGNRRDESISRISSASFTDRNERSVTFASCRSMNSIREQDLLPPESISDLRSIAERMIAAGYFRECVQVYGSVRKSVVDGSFKKLGVEKLSIGDIQRLDWEAMNAKIGRWIRAAKVCIRVLFASEKKLCRQIFEDLGSMAADDACFIETVKAPANQLFNFVEAISISRRSPEKLFKILDLHDSLLDLLPDIDDVFDSKPAESIRIQAPEILSRLAEAARGMLSEFENAVLREPSKVPVPGGTIHPLTRYVMNYISLISDYKQTLGEIIISRPTTGSRHCDVTAPEMDFDELDEQPPLALHLIWIIAILQFNLEGKSKHYKDNSLAHLFIMNNVHYIVQKIKGSLELREMIGDQYLRTLTRIFRQAATNHQRATWIGVLHCLRDQGLHSTGSFSSGVSKSALRERFKSFNAIFDEVHRTQALWLVPDEQLREELRISILEKLIPAYRSFLGRFRNHISDNYIKYSVEDLENGVLDLFEGLAVSQHSRRRSQ
- the LOC110886448 gene encoding uncharacterized protein LOC110886448, producing the protein MTTANEFSKSVDMGLRLSQRIYYGKDHAPKPNIMTKCRTLQSQSSTSSTSSFRLSDKHHPTAPMVYAMISDPDVVDNPDIRSYQPHVYGRCNPPALIPLYMHRISMNVDCFLDTAFVEVGGAWRVHCVTASACCDCRIAIPMGEKGSLLDINVETTKRSYFTKLITPPNDEKDSDRVTKAKDGFMMKRNTYTLKIPQVEGGSIIHVKVRWSQKLLYEGDEFCLSVPFTFPSYVLPVDKTITKIEKVSLNVNSGTETMITCRFASHPLKEVQQQAGEASFLYEAEVLKWSTQDFYFAYSVCSNEIIGGLLLQRPSLYDSDQRDMFCFYLFPGTNKDNKVYKKEMIFLLDISGSMRDAPLEQSKYAITASLSKLNHGDLFNIIAFNGDIQSFSSSLELATEETITNATEWMWDNLVAKGGTNLMSPLKQAIDMVGKTSESVPLIFLITDGTVEDERDICNMIKCSLVDGGMNSPRICTFGIGSYCNYYFLQMLAYLGRGYYDAAHDVDSVGDRMQRLLDNALSPLLANVTLDTLENLESYELYPSRIPDLLTGSPLIVSGRYQGKFPVFVKARGLRADLSTYVIDVKVRKITDTHLERVCARMEVDILTAHAWLDQNTHMEKKIAKMSLQRGVPSEYTCMILVQNSKVKRTLKSLLLDEKRSKPMNQKTICLRNICVGFGNLKATTENLPPGIEDVKLNEAVKMVMKAATSCYGFMASWGCWRCLLQTWSQVKNDQCALAIAQLCTALACLEFLDCCCDLCDSCIDLCQ